Proteins co-encoded in one Maridesulfovibrio ferrireducens genomic window:
- a CDS encoding DNA translocase FtsK: MPSEKFAKEISGLFWIFLAAFLFISMYSFHPGDPTLNQAVSSNWKIKNLIGPAGSYAAGLMIDMVGIGAWLIPFYCLYLGLASFLVALKQPWWRWAGLVLLYVCILSWSSHPWLTEYQKNMPIHEGGFIGALLSKWSYRYLKPIGAFLFWMFTTLAGIQLTLNLSWASICKRIRTILIDFGLKNKERYDRRAKRVKTERDRKKAEKKEIVVKNDTASKNFEPKKKIEEQESNSEVVLKPFKEAIPKKKVKPKPQKIDTTAPFPPLDMLVEPKVTGIKVDPKVLENKTESLAVCLKDFNIDGEIKNVIPGPVVTMFEFRPAPGVKVSKIAGLTDDIALALKAISVRIEAPIPGKNSVGVEIPNDQRQVVYLREIFEADCFKNAKSPLTMALGKDIQGEPVVADLIKMPHLLVAGATGAGKSVCLNGLLMSLLYRAGPDEVKLLLIDPKRIELAVYASLPHLVHPVVTDMALAKSALEWAVHEMDQRYQKMARLGVRNIASYNEKLIKMEDEMPEDLADLEHMPYLVIVVDELADLMLTAGKDVEISIVRLAQLARASGIHIILATQRPSVDVVTGLIKANFPTRISFQVTSKHDSRTILDMGGAEKLLGRGDMLFKPSGAQLRRLHGALVEDDEIKLVVDFWKKKYPQDFELDFSDWKETPSGSSQGRMPGESDDPVYAEAVEFVLTQGKASISLLQRRFRIGFNRAARFIEQMEQDGILGPQDGSKPRIILVTKD, encoded by the coding sequence CTGCCCAGCGAAAAATTCGCAAAAGAAATTTCCGGCTTGTTCTGGATTTTTTTAGCCGCCTTTCTTTTTATAAGCATGTACTCGTTCCATCCGGGCGACCCTACTCTTAATCAAGCTGTAAGTTCGAACTGGAAAATAAAGAATTTAATAGGGCCAGCCGGATCATATGCCGCGGGTTTAATGATAGATATGGTCGGAATCGGTGCTTGGTTGATACCTTTTTATTGCCTGTATTTAGGTCTTGCATCTTTTCTCGTAGCTTTAAAGCAGCCTTGGTGGAGATGGGCTGGCTTAGTATTGCTCTATGTCTGTATTCTTTCATGGTCGTCCCATCCTTGGTTGACTGAATATCAAAAAAATATGCCGATCCACGAAGGCGGATTTATAGGTGCGCTGCTTTCCAAATGGTCCTACCGCTATCTTAAGCCTATCGGAGCTTTTCTATTCTGGATGTTCACAACTCTTGCCGGAATTCAGCTGACTCTTAATTTGAGCTGGGCTTCCATCTGCAAGAGAATTAGAACTATACTCATTGATTTTGGTCTTAAAAATAAAGAACGCTATGACCGTAGAGCTAAAAGAGTAAAAACTGAACGAGATCGCAAAAAAGCAGAAAAAAAAGAGATCGTTGTAAAGAATGATACAGCTTCTAAAAATTTCGAACCTAAAAAGAAAATTGAAGAACAGGAAAGTAATTCTGAAGTTGTTTTAAAGCCATTTAAAGAGGCTATTCCTAAGAAAAAAGTTAAACCTAAACCGCAAAAAATAGATACAACCGCTCCTTTTCCTCCTCTTGATATGCTGGTGGAGCCTAAAGTTACCGGTATTAAGGTTGATCCGAAAGTATTAGAGAATAAAACTGAAAGTCTCGCAGTTTGTCTTAAAGATTTCAATATTGATGGCGAAATAAAGAATGTTATTCCCGGTCCAGTTGTTACAATGTTTGAATTTCGTCCTGCTCCCGGTGTAAAAGTCAGTAAAATAGCAGGATTAACTGATGATATTGCCCTTGCTCTAAAAGCAATTTCCGTCAGAATTGAGGCCCCGATTCCCGGCAAGAATTCAGTAGGGGTAGAAATTCCTAATGATCAGCGACAGGTTGTTTATCTGCGGGAAATTTTTGAAGCAGACTGTTTTAAGAATGCAAAATCGCCTCTGACAATGGCGCTGGGTAAAGATATTCAGGGTGAACCTGTTGTCGCGGATCTTATAAAGATGCCGCATTTACTTGTAGCCGGAGCGACCGGAGCCGGGAAAAGTGTTTGTTTAAACGGACTTCTCATGAGCCTGCTTTATCGTGCCGGACCTGACGAAGTAAAACTTTTGCTTATAGATCCCAAAAGAATTGAACTTGCTGTTTATGCAAGTCTTCCGCATCTTGTTCATCCTGTTGTAACTGATATGGCTTTGGCAAAAAGTGCACTTGAATGGGCTGTTCATGAAATGGACCAGCGTTATCAGAAGATGGCTCGTCTCGGGGTGAGAAATATTGCCAGCTACAATGAGAAGCTGATCAAGATGGAAGACGAAATGCCTGAAGATTTGGCCGATCTTGAACATATGCCTTATTTAGTTATTGTTGTTGATGAGCTTGCTGACCTTATGCTGACTGCCGGAAAAGATGTTGAAATCAGTATTGTGCGGCTTGCTCAGTTGGCGCGTGCTTCCGGAATTCATATTATTCTTGCAACACAGCGACCTTCTGTAGATGTTGTCACCGGCTTGATTAAAGCAAACTTTCCAACACGAATTTCCTTTCAGGTCACCTCAAAACATGACTCCCGCACTATTTTGGACATGGGCGGTGCAGAAAAGTTGCTTGGTAGAGGGGATATGTTGTTTAAACCTAGTGGAGCACAGCTTCGCAGGTTACACGGTGCTTTAGTTGAAGATGATGAAATAAAATTGGTTGTCGATTTCTGGAAAAAGAAATATCCGCAAGACTTTGAACTTGATTTTAGTGACTGGAAAGAGACTCCGTCCGGCTCCAGTCAGGGACGTATGCCCGGAGAATCTGATGACCCGGTATACGCAGAAGCTGTTGAATTTGTTCTTACACAGGGCAAGGCATCTATATCTCTATTACAGAGACGTTTTCGTATCGGGTTCAACCGTGCGGCTCGATTTATAGAACAAATGGAACAGGACGGGATTCTCGGACCTCAAGATGGCAGTAAGCCTCGTATAATTCTTGTTACGAAAGATTAA
- the efp gene encoding elongation factor P: MISTKDFRPGLKIEIDKKPYDIIEFQHFKPGKGGAFVRTKLKNMLTGRVIDQTFRSGEKVEKPDMETKEMQFLYKDGTAFVLMDLESYEQMTVPAEIIGDTGGFLKEGESNKALLYNGEVIGMELPASVVLLVTQTDPGVQGDRVSGASKPATLETGLVINVPLFVNENDKVKVDTRSKEYLGREK, translated from the coding sequence ATGATATCTACTAAAGATTTTAGACCAGGATTGAAAATTGAAATTGATAAAAAGCCTTATGACATTATAGAATTTCAGCATTTTAAGCCGGGTAAAGGTGGCGCTTTTGTTCGTACAAAACTTAAAAATATGCTTACAGGACGAGTTATTGATCAAACTTTTCGCTCTGGAGAAAAAGTAGAAAAGCCTGATATGGAAACAAAAGAAATGCAGTTCCTTTATAAAGATGGAACCGCTTTCGTACTTATGGATCTCGAATCATATGAACAGATGACTGTTCCAGCTGAAATCATCGGTGATACCGGTGGATTTCTTAAAGAAGGCGAAAGTAACAAAGCTCTTCTTTATAATGGAGAAGTTATTGGAATGGAATTGCCGGCTTCTGTTGTTTTGTTAGTTACGCAGACTGATCCAGGTGTGCAGGGTGACAGAGTCAGTGGCGCTTCCAAGCCTGCAACGCTGGAAACAGGTCTTGTTATCAATGTTCCTCTTTTTGTTAATGAAAATGATAAAGTAAAAGTAGATACCCGCTCCAAAGAATATTTAGGCCGTGAAAAATAA
- a CDS encoding type II 3-dehydroquinate dehydratase — protein sequence MYTFLILNGPNLGHVGKRQPEIYGSDKIEDIPDHLKKNMGKKAEQIKLEFFQANSEGALIDRLEKARKDKIDGIVFNAGAYTHTSLAIADSLAWIDVPCVEVHISNIWARTEDPVRQRSFMGKHCIGVIAGFGILSYVFAVQALFCHVTAD from the coding sequence ATGTACACCTTTTTAATACTTAACGGTCCGAATCTGGGGCATGTTGGCAAAAGACAGCCAGAAATATATGGTTCTGATAAAATTGAAGATATTCCGGATCATTTAAAAAAAAATATGGGCAAAAAGGCCGAACAGATAAAACTTGAATTTTTTCAGGCTAACTCGGAAGGCGCGTTAATTGATCGACTTGAAAAAGCCAGAAAAGATAAAATTGATGGAATTGTTTTTAATGCCGGAGCGTATACGCACACGAGCCTTGCCATTGCTGATTCACTCGCATGGATTGATGTTCCATGCGTTGAAGTTCATATCAGTAATATCTGGGCACGAACAGAAGATCCCGTCAGGCAGCGTAGTTTCATGGGGAAACATTGCATTGGAGTAATTGCCGGATTTGGAATTCTGAGTTATGTGTTTGCCGTTCAGGCATTGTTTTGTCATGTGACAGCCGATTAA
- the yihA gene encoding ribosome biogenesis GTP-binding protein YihA/YsxC yields the protein MNNTLKLMQTVYEIDQLEQLPVPQIILAGRSNVGKSSLVNCLAERKKLAKISATPGKTRSLNYYEVVPHGYYIVDLPGYGYAKCSKTERAKWGTLIDRYLEGNAYVAAAVVLLDSRLTPQKNDIDMISYFRQCNIPILPVLTKSDKTKQGERAKIQNKWQDILHVKPLCVSSKSGMNRTKLWNLLDKTAMPELAHAPVSIEDVESNTNE from the coding sequence ATGAATAATACTCTCAAATTGATGCAAACCGTTTACGAGATCGATCAACTTGAACAATTGCCTGTTCCTCAAATCATTCTTGCCGGGCGATCCAATGTAGGAAAATCTTCACTGGTTAACTGCCTTGCAGAAAGAAAGAAACTTGCGAAAATCAGCGCAACCCCCGGTAAAACAAGAAGCTTGAACTATTACGAAGTAGTACCTCATGGTTACTATATTGTTGACTTGCCGGGATACGGATATGCCAAATGTTCAAAAACAGAGCGGGCCAAATGGGGTACGCTTATTGACCGCTACCTAGAAGGAAACGCTTACGTTGCCGCAGCAGTCGTGTTACTCGACAGCCGGTTGACGCCCCAGAAAAATGATATCGACATGATATCGTATTTTAGACAATGCAATATTCCGATTCTGCCGGTTCTGACTAAGTCAGACAAAACTAAACAAGGTGAACGTGCCAAAATTCAGAATAAATGGCAGGACATTTTACATGTCAAACCTCTATGTGTATCCAGTAAGAGCGGCATGAACCGCACCAAGCTCTGGAATCTTCTGGATAAAACAGCAATGCCTGAATTAGCTCATGCTCCGGTTTCCATAGAAGATGTCGAAAGCAATACAAACGAATAG
- a CDS encoding LptF/LptG family permease: MIRKLLPGYLATYVLKQNLFLMMVCLGVGTGIYLLSDLFDRLDDFIEAGLGIGLILRYFIVKMPLIFSQILPAVFLLSMLIQLCVMAKNKEMLALRTGGLSLGWFVRFFIIYAVFWSMGQLMFSQVIGVYGEQEAFRIWKEDVRKSQLDKRVLHNIWFREGKYVVEADEVMPFGNKAKGVTVYEFAEDNNQILKVITSESAEVSEKYGWKLENAVELSPDKFSSRKHPIYTMPLKLDLKVFKAVDPGADPAQLPLWQLAEVIDQLKTSGSNVDRLITAWHSKWSYAFSLLAMALVSLALVTISENIYLNIGLGLALTFTYYALFMIGASAGQSGVLPPIVAAWIGNIVISTLAGLRIAWVLIPESAGKYMSRNKRLK, encoded by the coding sequence ATGATTCGTAAATTGCTTCCCGGATATCTGGCGACATATGTATTAAAACAGAATCTGTTTTTGATGATGGTCTGTCTTGGTGTCGGAACGGGGATTTATCTTCTTTCGGATCTTTTTGACAGGCTTGATGATTTTATAGAAGCCGGACTTGGAATAGGGTTAATTCTCCGCTATTTTATTGTTAAAATGCCGCTTATTTTTTCACAGATATTACCGGCAGTCTTTCTTCTTTCCATGCTGATACAACTCTGTGTAATGGCTAAAAATAAAGAAATGCTCGCACTTAGAACCGGAGGTCTTTCTCTTGGTTGGTTTGTGCGCTTTTTCATTATTTACGCAGTTTTTTGGAGTATGGGGCAACTTATGTTTTCGCAGGTCATCGGAGTTTATGGAGAGCAGGAAGCTTTTCGTATCTGGAAAGAAGATGTGCGCAAAAGTCAGCTGGATAAAAGAGTGCTCCACAACATCTGGTTCAGAGAAGGAAAATACGTTGTTGAAGCTGATGAAGTAATGCCTTTCGGTAATAAGGCAAAGGGGGTTACAGTATATGAATTTGCCGAAGATAATAATCAAATATTAAAAGTTATTACCTCTGAAAGTGCTGAAGTCAGTGAAAAGTATGGCTGGAAGCTTGAAAATGCTGTGGAACTCAGTCCTGATAAATTTTCATCGCGGAAACATCCAATTTATACGATGCCTCTTAAGTTGGATCTGAAAGTATTTAAAGCAGTTGATCCGGGGGCAGATCCGGCTCAGCTTCCATTATGGCAGTTGGCGGAAGTAATTGATCAACTCAAAACATCCGGTTCAAATGTTGATCGTTTAATAACCGCATGGCATTCCAAGTGGTCATATGCGTTTTCTCTTCTGGCAATGGCACTTGTTTCTCTAGCTCTGGTCACAATTTCAGAAAATATTTATCTGAATATAGGGCTCGGGTTGGCGCTGACGTTTACTTATTATGCTTTGTTCATGATTGGAGCATCAGCGGGACAGTCAGGAGTCTTGCCGCCAATTGTAGCGGCATGGATCGGCAACATTGTGATCAGTACTCTTGCAGGGCTTCGTATCGCATGGGTTCTTATCCCTGAATCTGCCGGTAAATATATGAGCCGTAATAAAAGACTTAAATAG